CTTTGCTTTATAAAGAGAGAGATTATTCAAGGGTAGTTCATAGTGTTAGCGACTCTAACATATCTGTTACTAAACTCTTAGGAGATGTTGAGGGTAAGAACGTTTTTATGAGCGATGACATGTTGGCCACTGGTGGAACTTTTATTAAGGCTGTAAAATTACTTAAAAGCATGGGAGCTAAAAAGATTATATGTGCAATAAGTTTGCCATTTTTTAATGGGGATGCTATTAAGTATTTTGACAAAGCTTATGAAGAAGGATATTTTTACAAAATCATAGGGACAAATGCGGTTTACCATGATTCTGAGCTTATAAATAAACCTTGGTATTGCGAGGCTAATGTTGCGCATATTTTTGCGGGTGCAATTTTTGCGATTCACAACAGGATCAGTTTACAAAAAATTCTGGATAGAAGTGATGATATTCAAAGTTTGATTTCGAAGAGATGATTTTATGAATGTGCTAAGTATTGATATTGGTACTAGTACTTTAAAGTCTGCTTTACTCAATTCTCAAGAAGGGGTCTTGGAGAGTTTTGATGTAAGTTATTTTGATTATTTCGTTGTTGATTTTAGAGATTTTGATTACAGAATATGGGTCTTTGCTTTAAAGAGGGTGTTTTCTAATTTCAGAGGTAGAGATGTGGATTGCATTTCTATTAGTGGTATCTCCCCGTGTTTAATAACTCTTGATTCAAATTTAGTTCCTTTGGAGGTTCTGCATTGGAATTCTTCTAAGGTATTTGGTGGGTTTAGTGGTAAGTCTGCTTTCTTGCCCTTTGTTCTGAGCACATGTGAGAGAGGAATTTATGATAAGGTTAGGTACTTCGTATCTTGTTTTGAGTATTTTATTTATTTGCTTACAGGTAATCTTATTACAAGCTATCCCAGTTCAGCTTATTTGCCTTTTATTTGGAGTGATATTGAGATAAGAGAATACAATCTTGATAAGAATAAATTTCCCCCCTTTTTAAGGATGGGGGAGACTGCTGGGAGAGTTACTAATAGTGCTAGTGTTGAATTTGGAATCAAGGGTGGGGTAGAGGTAATTAATGCTGGTATGGATTATTTAAGTGTTCTTGTTGGGAGTGGGGCGTTTTACCCTGGAATTGTGTCAAACAGAACGGGGACAAGTGAAGGTTTTAATTTAGTTTCAGACGAGCAGTTAGAAGGCCTCTCTTTGCAGTATCCTTATTTTTTAGATGATTTATTCGTTATTGGAAAAATAGTTCCTTCTGGGTATTTGATGCAGGTTCTTAAAGATAAATTTTTTCATAGGACTAAACCTTTTGTAGAGTTTTTTGAGGAAATATCTAGGGTAAATGAAATGGATGATATCTACTTTTATAGAAGCAAGAAAGAGATTTTTCCCGATCATATTTTAGTGGATGTACAAATAAAGGAAGATTTAAGCAAAGGTATTTTGGGGAGAGCAGATAATCCTTTACAAATAGGTATTGCAATACTTGAATCTTCTTATTTTGCGTTCTATGACAGACTCCTGCAGTTTCAATCTTTGGGAAAGGAGGTATTGGATATTTTTTTGAGTGGATCTAATTCAGATAATTTATTTTTAAATGAACTAAAGGCTAATATTATTGGTAGGGATTTAAAGATTTTTGAATTTAAACATTCAGAAATTATAGGTAATGCAATTTTGGCTTTTTGTCGTTTAAAAGAGTTTGAAAGCCTAGACAAAGCGTTTAAAAAGCTTGCTAAATTTGAGAGAGTTATACCGTGCAACACCAGCGTTCATGACATTTATGTAGAGAAATACCAAAAATATGTTTTGAATTTCGATTTATTTATTAATAGTTAAGATATAGGCATCTTTGAATGAATTTGATGTTGATATTTTTCCCAGATCTGATTTTGCTTCTGATATGGTTTTATAGGGCCCAGATCTGACTCGGTAGATATCTTTCTCATTTATTGTTGCTGAATAGATTTTTGCTTGTATTCTGTATTTCATTAGTTCCTGAATATTATTATCAGCTGCAATTGGGTCCGATAGTGATGCAAATTGTACGTAGTATTCCTTATTAGGGTCATATTTATTTTCAGATTTGTTGTAAGATTTCCTTTTTGTCTTTGCAATAGTTTTTGGTTTTTGGAGTGATTCCCTTGGGTGTCTTTTGGGCGTAGCATCTTGTTTTATGACTCGCATTTCTTTCCCGCTACCGATATTGCTATTTAAACTTTTATCTTTTTTAAGATCTTTTGTAAGGTCAATTATAATTTCATTTGCATTGTCGGTTATTTTTAATGTCTCTTCGGTATTTTCATTTTCCATAGCTTTTTTTTCTTCTGTTTCTTGTAAAACAATATTTTTGCTTGCGATGTCAGAGGCTAGATTTTTGTTTGGGAAGAAAATAATTATTCCAAGGAATATTATTGTACAAACGGCTATAATTGAAGTAAGCGCTACCAAAAAGCCTTTGTTGTTACTCTCATTCAAATCTTTCATCCATTACCTCTCTCATTTTTGTATCAATTTTTTTTTTCAGACAATCATAACTCCCATTGTTAATTATATTTATTATTTCTAGATTTAGAGTATTTTTATTGAAAAAAATACATTTTTGCCACTTAAGTATGTTTGTAATCAAATTATCATCGAAGTTGCGATTTAATTTCAGCCTTGCTCTTATCACGGTATCGCTTGCTTTTATTACAAATATATATCTGCAGAATTGCTCAAGATTTAATTTAAAAAGCAACGCAGCGTTTATTATGATTCTATCAAATGTACTCTCCAATATTTTGCTTTCTACTTCCTTTTGTATAAAGGGATGTGTTATTGCTTCTAGCTTATCCAGTTTTTCTTTATCATAGAAAACAATTTCTCTGAGCTTCAATCTTACTACTTCATTTTCATTATTTAATATTTTACTACCAAAGGCCTCAACTACTTGATCTCGCCTTTTATGTAGAGCTGTGTGTCCAATTTTATCTACATCTATCTCGTGATACCCATACCCACCCGTAATTATTTTTGAAACAGTATCTTTTCCAGTTGCTATTTTGCCGGTTATCCCAATTATGGATGCATTTCTCCCCATGATTTTCCGGTTTCAATATTTGAGTTTAAAGGAAGTCTTAACGGATAAGCATTTTCCATCTTTTCTTTGATTATCTTCATTGCTTCTTTGCATTCTTGTTCAGGAGATTCGACTAACATCTCATCATGAACTTGTAAAAGTATCTTTGACTTTAACTTTCTAATCCTAAATTCATCATAAACTTTAATCATTGCAATTTTCATTATATCGGCTGCACTTCCCTGAATTGTACTGTTTATCGCTATTCTCTCGGCACTTGATCTTTCCGTATAATTTTGGCTATTAATTTCTTTAATATACCTTCTTCTTTTTAAAAGAGTTTCACTATATCCATTTTTTCTTACAAAATTTATCTGGTTTGTCATAAAAGTTTCTATTTTGGAGTAAAGAGTAAAATAAGAATCAATAAACTTTTTAGCCTCTTCTCGTGAAATTGATAAATCTTTCGCAAGTCTAAAATCCGACATTCTATAAATTATTCCAAAATTGATAGATTTTGCCATCCTTCTCATTAAAGGAGTTACCTTATCTTTGCCTACTTTAAAAAGTTGTGATGCTGTTTCCGTGTGTATGTCTTTCTTGCTTTTGAAAGCTTCGATTAGATTTTCATCTTCTGAAAGATGCGCTAGTATCACAAGTTCAATTTGCGAGTAGTCACCAGAGATGAAAATATTTCCTTTATCCGGCTTGAATGCTTCCCTTATTTTACGCCCTCTCTCATCCTTAATTGGAATGTTTTGTAAGTTGGGTGAAGTGCTTGAAATTCTTCCCGTTGCTGTTCTTATTTGTAAAAAATTGGTGTGTATTTTATTTGTTTTTTTATTAACAAAATCTATTAAAATATCTGTGTATGTACTTTTTAACTTTGCAAGCTGTCTGTGTTGTATGATCTTTTCTATAGCATTATGTTGAGGTTTTACTGCTTCTAGTAATCTAATCTCTGTTGAGTCTTGCTTAGCATCTTCTGGGATATTCAGATTTAATTTTTCAAATAAGACTTCGTGTAGTTGCTTTGTTGAATTTAAGTTAAATTCAATACCTATGCTTTCAATTATTTCATTCTCAATTAATTTTAATTCTTTATCAAGTTCACAGCTGTATTGTCTTAGGTAATCTCTGTCAACATAAATGCCATTTTCCTCCATATCTGTAATAACTATGCTAAACGGCATTTCTATCTTCATCATCAAGTCTTCAAGATGGTCCTCTTTAAGCTTTTTTGTAAAGATGTTAAACAACCTGAAAGTAACATCAGCATCCTCGGCGGAGTAATTGGACACTATCTCAAGCGGTACCCCCTTTAAGGTACTATTTTTTGCAACTATTTCTTCGTATGTTATGTTCTTATGCATTAAATACTTTTCTGCTAAAAAATCAAGAGATACTTTTGTGTTTGAGTCAATAACATAAGCTGCTATCATTGTGTCGAAGTAAGGAGGAATAGGGTCAAATCCATTATATTTAAGTATTTTATAGTCGAATTTATAATTTTGACCAATTAGCTTGGGCTTCGTTTTAAAAAATTCATTAAATTTTTGTGCTATATATTCTTTTTCAATAAATTTTTTTTCTTTATTGTCTATTGGAATGTAGTAACCCTCAAATTCTTTAAATGCAACTGAGATTCCAATTATTTTGGCTTCATAAGCATTAAAAGATGTTGCTTCTGTATCTATTGCCACACACTGTGCTGTTTTTAGTTTTTCTATTAAGGAGTCAAGTTGTTCTTTAATCAGTATTGTCTCATATTTGGTATTTTCCTCTTGTATTGTCTTTAAATTGCTTGAATATGGCATTATTGTTTTTAAAATGTCTTTATCTGCTTGATTGATAATTGGGATATTCTTTTCAAAGATTGACTTTTGTGTTTGGTTTATGGATGTCTTCCTCAAGATATCTTTCTTGTAAGACTTAATTAGTTTTGTAGCAGAGTGCTCTTCAAACAGTTCAATGACGTCTTCTTTAAAATCCCCAAGTTTAAATTTGTCAAGGTCAGGCAGTTCTAAATCTTCTACAAGACTAACAAGTTCGTAGCTTAAGAAAGCATTTTCTTTTTCTTTTATCAAAATTTTCTTGTATTTTTTATTAATGGAATCTATATTCTCGTATATTTCATTTAATGTTTTAAATTCACTTAGGAGCTTGGCGGCTCCCTTTTCTCCAATCCCTTTAACACCCGGTATATTGTCTGATCTGTCGCCAACAATGGATAAATAATCCTTTATTTGAGAACTAGTTATTGAAAATTTTTTCTTCACGTAATCACTGTCCATTTCTACAAAGTTACCATTTTCGAGTTTAAGTATTCTAGTTTTATCTGACATCATTTGTAGTAAATCTTTGTCTGGAGAGATGATATATGTTAAATAATTACTCGATTCGGCTTTTCTTACAAAACTAGCGATAAGATCATCGGCCTCATACCCTTGTATCTCAAAAATTGGAATATTTGCCTTTATTAATCCTTCTTTTATCCAGTAGATTTGAGGTATTAAATCATCAGGAGGGACATCCCTTGTTGATTTGTAGTCCGGATATTTTTCTTTTCTAAAAGTTTGCGTTTCTGAATCAAAAGTTACAACTAGGCTTTCTGGATTTTTTTCTTTAATTATGAAGAAAAGAGTTTTAAAAAATCCAAAAAATGCATTGACATTTTCTCCTTTTCTATTAAACAAAGGACTGCTTTTCATTACGTGATAACTTCTAAATATTATATTTAAGGCATCGATGAGATAAATTGTTTTCATATCTTAATATCTACTAAAATTGGATTGTTTTGCTTAAAAAGATATTTAGAGAACGTTGCCTTTGGTATTGTTGATTTTCGTTCATAAAGTTCTTTCATCGTTCTGTACGAATTTTGATACAGCATGCATATTTCTTCTCTAAGTGAATTAATATCCTCTATTAAAGCCTCAACTTCTTTCCGTGTATCGTTCCTCCCCTCTAGCCATGAACTTATGGTGGTATAATAGCCGCTGATGGAAGCCAATATTAAATCTTTTCTAGGGTTTGTGAAATTTAATGTGCTAATCATCCCTTTGTTGACGTTCTCACTTTCAAACTCCAAAAGAGCTTTTAACTTTTTAAGTTCAAGTGCTAGGTCTTGCAAATACTTTTCTAACATTTGGTTAACTGACAATATCAATCCCTAATTTTTTGTTGTTAGTACTGTGGCCCTTATTAAGGATTTCCTTCCAAGCCACATGCAGATTTTTAAGATGCTTTATTATTTCTTGAATGTTGTCTCTATTTTTTTCTAGT
The sequence above is drawn from the Borrelia sp. RT5S genome and encodes:
- a CDS encoding SPOR domain-containing protein yields the protein MKDLNESNNKGFLVALTSIIAVCTIIFLGIIIFFPNKNLASDIASKNIVLQETEEKKAMENENTEETLKITDNANEIIIDLTKDLKKDKSLNSNIGSGKEMRVIKQDATPKRHPRESLQKPKTIAKTKRKSYNKSENKYDPNKEYYVQFASLSDPIAADNNIQELMKYRIQAKIYSATINEKDIYRVRSGPYKTISEAKSDLGKISTSNSFKDAYILTINK
- the coaE gene encoding dephospho-CoA kinase (Dephospho-CoA kinase (CoaE) performs the final step in coenzyme A biosynthesis.), which encodes MGRNASIIGITGKIATGKDTVSKIITGGYGYHEIDVDKIGHTALHKRRDQVVEAFGSKILNNENEVVRLKLREIVFYDKEKLDKLEAITHPFIQKEVESKILESTFDRIIINAALLFKLNLEQFCRYIFVIKASDTVIRARLKLNRNFDDNLITNILKWQKCIFFNKNTLNLEIINIINNGSYDCLKKKIDTKMREVMDERFE
- a CDS encoding FGGY-family carbohydrate kinase; amino-acid sequence: MNVLSIDIGTSTLKSALLNSQEGVLESFDVSYFDYFVVDFRDFDYRIWVFALKRVFSNFRGRDVDCISISGISPCLITLDSNLVPLEVLHWNSSKVFGGFSGKSAFLPFVLSTCERGIYDKVRYFVSCFEYFIYLLTGNLITSYPSSAYLPFIWSDIEIREYNLDKNKFPPFLRMGETAGRVTNSASVEFGIKGGVEVINAGMDYLSVLVGSGAFYPGIVSNRTGTSEGFNLVSDEQLEGLSLQYPYFLDDLFVIGKIVPSGYLMQVLKDKFFHRTKPFVEFFEEISRVNEMDDIYFYRSKKEIFPDHILVDVQIKEDLSKGILGRADNPLQIGIAILESSYFAFYDRLLQFQSLGKEVLDIFLSGSNSDNLFLNELKANIIGRDLKIFEFKHSEIIGNAILAFCRLKEFESLDKAFKKLAKFERVIPCNTSVHDIYVEKYQKYVLNFDLFINS
- the polA gene encoding DNA polymerase I, which encodes MKTIYLIDALNIIFRSYHVMKSSPLFNRKGENVNAFFGFFKTLFFIIKEKNPESLVVTFDSETQTFRKEKYPDYKSTRDVPPDDLIPQIYWIKEGLIKANIPIFEIQGYEADDLIASFVRKAESSNYLTYIISPDKDLLQMMSDKTRILKLENGNFVEMDSDYVKKKFSITSSQIKDYLSIVGDRSDNIPGVKGIGEKGAAKLLSEFKTLNEIYENIDSINKKYKKILIKEKENAFLSYELVSLVEDLELPDLDKFKLGDFKEDVIELFEEHSATKLIKSYKKDILRKTSINQTQKSIFEKNIPIINQADKDILKTIMPYSSNLKTIQEENTKYETILIKEQLDSLIEKLKTAQCVAIDTEATSFNAYEAKIIGISVAFKEFEGYYIPIDNKEKKFIEKEYIAQKFNEFFKTKPKLIGQNYKFDYKILKYNGFDPIPPYFDTMIAAYVIDSNTKVSLDFLAEKYLMHKNITYEEIVAKNSTLKGVPLEIVSNYSAEDADVTFRLFNIFTKKLKEDHLEDLMMKIEMPFSIVITDMEENGIYVDRDYLRQYSCELDKELKLIENEIIESIGIEFNLNSTKQLHEVLFEKLNLNIPEDAKQDSTEIRLLEAVKPQHNAIEKIIQHRQLAKLKSTYTDILIDFVNKKTNKIHTNFLQIRTATGRISSTSPNLQNIPIKDERGRKIREAFKPDKGNIFISGDYSQIELVILAHLSEDENLIEAFKSKKDIHTETASQLFKVGKDKVTPLMRRMAKSINFGIIYRMSDFRLAKDLSISREEAKKFIDSYFTLYSKIETFMTNQINFVRKNGYSETLLKRRRYIKEINSQNYTERSSAERIAINSTIQGSAADIMKIAMIKVYDEFRIRKLKSKILLQVHDEMLVESPEQECKEAMKIIKEKMENAYPLRLPLNSNIETGKSWGEMHP